The following proteins come from a genomic window of Pleuronectes platessa chromosome 2, fPlePla1.1, whole genome shotgun sequence:
- the sys1 gene encoding protein SYS1 homolog has product MASHFRSYIWDPVLIVGQIVLMQCIYYSFLGLWLAGVDSLVHSSRSLDQIFSYEVLGFASIQGRLSMMAFILNSLTSALGLWFFIRRGKQCLDFTVTVHFFHMIGCWIYNAHFPAALSWWLVNIACMALMAVIGEYLCMRTELRAIPVNSGPKSNL; this is encoded by the exons ATGGCCAGTCACTTCCGTAGCTACATCTGGGACCCAGTTCTCATCGTGGGCCAGATTGTGCTGATGCAATGCATCTACTACAGCTTCTTGGGCCTGTGGTTGGCCGGAGTGGACAGTCTGGTGCATTCTAGTCGATCACTGGACCAGATCTTCAGCTACGAA GTGCTTGGCTTTGCATCAATACAAGGAAGGCTTTCAATGATGGCGTTCATCTTAAACTCTCTCACCAG CGCCCTTGGTCTGTGGTTCTTCATACGTCGAGGGAAACAGTGTCTGGACTTCACAGTCACCGTGCATTTCTTCCACATGATCGGCTGCTGGATCTATAACGCTCATTTTCCAGCTGCCCTGTCCTGGTGGCTCGTCAATATAGCCTGCATGGCCTTGATGGCTGTAATTGGAGAGTACTTGTGCATGCGAACTGAGCTCAGGGCCATTCCTGTCAATAGTGGACCCAAGTCTAACCTGTGA